Genomic window (Anaerolineae bacterium):
AATAAGAAATTGCACAACATATAGGGCACCAAGATCGTATAAAAGCCCTGCATTTAGTAGGTTTTGCTTATTCAGGAACAACTCTAAAGAATAAAAATTAATTAACTGGTGCAGGTCATTGCGAGGGAGCCAGACCCTAAAAAAGGTCTCAGAGACCTTTAGGGTCTTCAATCCTACAAAGACAATCTATGTCATTAGTAGCGACGCAATCCCCCTTTGCGAGCCGGAGATTGCGGCAATCTTTGACTGCTTCGCCGTTTTTCTTTGCAATGACAAATGCCCAATTCATAAAAATCCCGTTTTTTTAGCTCATAAAATGGCCGGTCATTAACCGGCCTGGGGATGCTCGTTGCAGCAGCTTTTTAATAATGGGCTTCACTCCTCAACCATACTCCAAGTAATCACTACCACACCACAAGCATACAGGTAAATTGGGAGATAAACAACCCCAAAATTTGGTAGTTTTGGCCCGGTTAATCTTGGACAATGGTACTAGGACTTATGGGCTATCCCGATAGTGGGGGAGTAAAATTTACCGCTTTCATTCTCAACCAAAAAACGGCAAAACCTCTCTTTTGTGAGAAAAAACTATCCCGATGAAGCAAATTTTTTCTTCACCGGGATAGTATGTTTAAGACAGGAGACTAACCCCCTGATCCAACCGCTATAGATGTTCAGATTCCTAATCTCTAATTCCTGATTCCTAACTCCTAATTCCGACCTGGCAGGGTCTTCATTACTCTTTGGCCAAGTGTAACACAAAATTGGCCGCTATTTCTCGCTCTTCCCAGCCCAGCTTTTTATAAAATCCTCGTTGGTAAGATTCCCGGTTGCGCATATTGAGCAGCATCAAGCGGGAGCAGCCTCGCGCCTGGGCTTCTTGTTTTACCATCTCCAGCAATTTGGTGCCAATGCCCCGGCCCCGTTCAAGTGCGGGGATGAATAACTCGGATACGTACCCTTCCGGTCCGGGCAGGAGTAAGTAAGGCAGCCAATGCACGGTGGTGTAGCCCACCACCTCTCCCCCGAGTTTTTCGGCCACGTAGGCCGAATGGCTGTTGTTGGCCACATAAAGCTTGAGGTAATTGCGGATACGCTGTTCGGTAGTGGCCGCCGGTTCCGCCTGGAAACGGGCCAGCCACTCCAACCCCCGCAAGATTTTGGCAATGGCCGGGGCATCCTCTACCGTGGCCGGGCGAATTTTTATTTCCATATTTTCCTTACCTTTAAATTGCTGTTTCCGGCTGGCCGTACCCGCCGCCGCCTGGCGTTTCGATGCGCAACACATCTCCCCTTTTGCCCGCCAGCGTGGTTTTGCCGGGCAGTGCTGACACCTGGCCGTTGCGCAAAAGCAGGTTGCGCCCCGGCCGGCCGGCTTTGCCGCCGGCTAAGCCGTAAGGGGCCAAGTCGCGCCGTTCGGTGAGCAGGGTGATCTGGGCCGGGTGCAGCAGTTCCACTTCCCGGCGCAACCCGTTGCCGCCCGGCTGCCGGCCCGCCCCCCCGGAGCCGCGCCTAATTTCGTAACGCCGCACCCGGAACGGGTAGGCGTATTCCAACGCTTCAATGGGGGTGTTGAGCGTATTGGTCATGTGGCACTGAATAGCATCCGCCCCCGGCCACTCTAATCCGGCCCCCATCCCCCCGCCAATGGTTTCGTAGTAGGTGTAGGGCCGGTTCCGTTCCGGGTCCCAGCCGCCGATCATTAAATTATTCATGGTGCCTTGCGCCGCGGCCGGCACTCGCTCCGGCCTGGCCTGGGCCAATGCCCCCAGGAGCACGTCAACAATTCGCTGAGAAGTCTCCACATTTCCCCCGGCTACCGCCGCCGGAGGCCGGGCATTGACCACCGTTCCCTCCGGCGCAATCACCGCCAAAGGGGCCAGGCAACCGCTATTGGCCGGGATGTCCAGCCCAATCAGCGCCCGAAACACATACAACACCGCCGACAACGTAACCGCATAAACTGTATTCACGCTTCCTTTTACTTGCGCGGCGCTGCCGCTAAAATCCACCTCCGCCTCATCGCCCTTGATGGTGATGGTTACGGCAATCTTTACCGGCTGCGGCTCAATGCCGTCGCCGTCCAAAAAATCCTCAAAATAATACCGGCCATCCGGCAGGTTGGCAATGAGCCGGCGGGTCATCCGTTCGGCATATTCCAGGAGACCGGCCATATAACGCTGCACCTCAACCCGGCCGTAAACGTTGACCACTTCTATAAAGCGGTTCACGCCTTTACGGTTGGCCGCCAGTTGCGCCCGCAGGTCGCCCGCCCGTTCTTCGGGCGTGCGCACGTTGGCCAGCAGCAATTCCATCAGGCTGTGGTTGACCTGCCCCTTTTCCATTAACTTTAGCGGCGGAATAACCAGGCCCTCTTGAAAAATCTCCTGCGATAGCGGCATAGAGCCGGGCGACATGCCACCCACGTCGGCATGGTGGGCGCGGCTGGCCACAAAACCCAGGGCAGTTTCTTTTGCGGCGAGGTCAGAATGAAAGATGGGGGTGATCATGGTTATGTCCGGCAGGTGGCTGCCGCCGCGGAAAGGGTCGTTTAGCATCACCACGTCGCCAGGGGCAAAATCCACGCGCTCAATGGCGGCGGCCACGGAAACGGGCATTGCGCCCAGATGGACCGGAATGTGGGCGGCCTGGGCAATCATGTGGCCCTGGGCGTCAAATAGGGCGCAGGAGAAGTCGAGCCGTTCTTTGATGTTGGGCGAGTAAGCCGTGCGCCGCAGCGCCATGCCCATTTCTTCGGCAATAGAAGCAAAACGATTTTTAAAAACTTCAAGCAGAATGGGATCATATTTTTTCATGGCAACTTTTTCTTTTGAATTAATGGAGCAACGCGCGAGGCGTATTGCGGCTAAGGCGGGTGCGGAGGAAGGTGGTTGTAATGCGCCATACGCCGGCCAACCGTCAGGGTTGGGCCGTATCGCGCATTACGCTCTGTCCCCTGTTGGGTGATACCCGTTTTCTGGATATTGGGGGAATACGTTGATGATTAAATTTTTGTGTTCATCCATAACTGCTTCATCACCCGCCTCAATAAAGATGGTTGTATCGGGGTGGATGATCACCGCCGGGCCGGAAAATTGGCAGCCCGGTTGCAGCCTTTGGCCGTCAAAAAAAGGAATCTCGGCCACGTCACCGGCCAGCACTACCGGCCGGCGTTCCAGCAGGGCCGGTGTGGGATCGCTTGGGCCTAAGGCAAAGGGCGTCAACGGAGGGGGCGAAAGGTGTCCGGTGGCGCGGACGCGCACGTTGACAATTTCCACCGGCATGCTGGAGTCGCTATAGCCATAAGCGTAGGCATGGGCGGCATGAAAATCGCCAACAAAATCGGGCGTCAGCGGCGTCATCAACTCGTAAGATTGGCCCTGGTAGCGCATGTCCAGCCGCCGCTCAATGACGATGTTTGCCGGGGAGATACCTTCGGCCATGATGTCGGCCTGGCCTTGCGCCACCAGCGGGGCCAGCAACGCCTCGACCTCGTCAAAAGCAGTATCGCCGGGCCGCATCACCGTGCGCACATAATCTTTCACCACGTCCGCTGCCAGCATGCCAAAAGCCGATAGGGTAGCGGCGTTGGGCGGAATCAGCAGCCGGGGAATATTCAAGCCCCGGGCCAGGGTGGCGGCATGCAGCCCCCCGGCGCCGCCAAAAGAAACCAGGGTGAAGTCGCGGGGGTCGTGCCCGCGCTGCACCGAGATAACGCGCAGGGCGCGCTCCATGTGGGCGTTGACCACGTCAATCACGCCCAGGGCGGCGGTTTGGGCCAGAGTCAGGCCAGGGCGAGGGGATAGTTTGGCCGCTTGGGCCAACTCAAGCAGCGTTGCCTCGGCCGCGGCTACGTTTAGGGCCATGTGGCCGCCCAGAAAATGATCGGCCGGGAGGCGGCCCAGAATCAGGTTGGCGTCGGTGACGGTGGGTTGCTGCCCGCCCCGGCCGTAACAAACCGGGCCGGGGTCGGCCCCGGCGCTCTGGGGGCCAACGCGCAACGCGCCGCCGGCGTCCACGTAGGCAATGGAGCCGCCCCCGGAACCGACCGTGTTAATGTCAATCACCGGCACGCGGATGGGCATGCCCCCAATTTCCGACTCGGTTGTGATTTGAATGTCGCCGGTGCAGAGGGAAACATCGGTGGAGGTGCCGCCCATGTCAAAGGTGAGCAATTGCTCAGAGCCGGCGGCAGCGGCCACGTAGCGGGCGCCCACCACGCCGCCCGCCGGGCCGGAAAGAACACAGCGCACCGCCTCGCGGCGGGCCTGGGCCAGGCCAATGCTGCCGCCGTTGGATTGCATTACCCGGAAATCGCTAACGCCGCTCTCGCGTTCCAGCCGGGCCAGGTAACGGTCCATTACCGGCGAAACGTAGGCATTGACCACGGTGGTGCTGGTGCGTTCATACTCTCTAAACTCAGGCAGCACCTCGTTAGAAGCCGAAACAAAAAAGCCGGCCTGGCGCAGGCGGGCGGCAATGGTGTTTTCGTGTTCTGGATATAAAAAGGAAAAAAGCAAACTCACGGCCACAGAGCTAACTCTGGCTGCGGTCAATTGTCCAATGAGGGTTTCAAACGCGGTTAAATCAAGCGGCTGGATGGGATGGCCGCAATGGTCAACCCGCTCCGGCACTTCAAAGCGCAATTCCGGCGGCACCAGGGCGGGCAGGCGGCGGCTGAACAAATCGTAAATGTCGGGCCGGTTTTGGCGACCAATCTCCAGCAAATCCCGGAAACCTTCGGTGGTGATCAGGGCGGTAATGGCCCCTTTACGCTCCAGCAGGGTGTTGGTGGCTACGGTAGAACCGTGCACAATGGAGATTTTGGCCGGGCGCGTGGCCGTTGGCGCTTCTTCAACTTTGCCCAGGAGCAGTTGGCGATTGGCCACTTGGGCCAACACCGCTTCAGCCGGGTCGTGCGGGGTGGAGAGGATTTTGTGGGTTTGGAATGTGCCCGTTGTGTCGTTAAATAAAACAAAATCGGTAAAGGTGCCGCCAATGTCAATGCCAATGCGCATCGCTAAATTACACCTGCCCCTTATCAGGGTCAATAATAAAGAAACGCCCTATGGTAATCCTGGTTTGCGACTACGACAGGACGTTGGGGGTTTTGAAAAAAATCTTGCCGCTGGCCATAGAATTTTTGGCCAATGAGCAAAAAATCTGTTACCCGGAGAGACCGGAAAAACCTCAACGTTTTATAGAGAAACAACCAAAAATCTCCCTGTTTCTCCGGGTATTCTTTGGATTACACCGGGTTTTTATTTGGTTTTGGCCTGTCCGGGTCAGGTTACTACCACCGAATTGTCGCCATCAACGTTGTTGGGCACATATTTGTCGGCGGCTTCGTCGTTGTGCCATTCGCTGCCGTTAACAAAGTAGCGGAATTGGTACTCTCGCCCCTGGGGTAATTCCAGGGTGGTTTTCCAAACCCCTTTCATTTTTTTGAGGGGGTTGACGCTAGGCTGCCAATTGTTGAACTCGCCGGCCAGACCAACCTCTTTGGCCTCAATGCCTTCTGGCAGTTGGAAGGTGACTTTACAGGTTTTTTTAGCTTTGAAGAACTTTTTGCTTAACATTGTTCCTCCCAAAATATTTTTGTAATAATGTTGATTACACCCAATAGTAATGATGGTAACTTAAAGCCCGGTCTTTGGCAAATTTTTGTTGTTGGTCTAACCCACGCAGGCAAACAACGGCTTACGGAATCCCGGCTTGAGGTGCATTGGTTCAACCGGCGTTTTAGTCGGCCCCCCAAATCTTCATTGATAGAGCCGGGAATCATTTTGACTTATTCCTGGTTTTAACCCATACTTACCGGAATAATCAAATTGGAACAAATTTATGTCTAACGAATTAAGCCTCTCAGAACCCCGTTTTAGCCGTTATCATCACTTAATGGTGATCATCTCGTTTTTGATCATTGCCGTTTTATTGCTTTTTCCCCCGGTGACGGTTTTGGATAAAACCCATGCGGTGGGCTACGCCATTTGCCACCAAATTCCCGGCAGAACCATTCACATTGACGGCCATCCCCTGCCCTTGTGCGCCCGCTGTACGGGCATCTATTTGGGCGCGTTACTGGGGCTGGTTGGCCTGACTCTGTTCAGGCGATACCGGGCGGTGGGTTTACCCGCTCTGCCGGTGTTGCTGACGTTGATTGGTTTTATTATGGTGATGGGCATTGACGGCCTCAACTCCTATCTCTCGCTCTTTCCCAAAGCGCCGTATCTTTACGAGCCGCACAATTGGTTGCGGTTGACCACCGGCACGTTTCATGG
Coding sequences:
- a CDS encoding GNAT family N-acetyltransferase, with protein sequence MEIKIRPATVEDAPAIAKILRGLEWLARFQAEPAATTEQRIRNYLKLYVANNSHSAYVAEKLGGEVVGYTTVHWLPYLLLPGPEGYVSELFIPALERGRGIGTKLLEMVKQEAQARGCSRLMLLNMRNRESYQRGFYKKLGWEEREIAANFVLHLAKE
- a CDS encoding hydantoinase B/oxoprolinase family protein, whose protein sequence is MKKYDPILLEVFKNRFASIAEEMGMALRRTAYSPNIKERLDFSCALFDAQGHMIAQAAHIPVHLGAMPVSVAAAIERVDFAPGDVVMLNDPFRGGSHLPDITMITPIFHSDLAAKETALGFVASRAHHADVGGMSPGSMPLSQEIFQEGLVIPPLKLMEKGQVNHSLMELLLANVRTPEERAGDLRAQLAANRKGVNRFIEVVNVYGRVEVQRYMAGLLEYAERMTRRLIANLPDGRYYFEDFLDGDGIEPQPVKIAVTITIKGDEAEVDFSGSAAQVKGSVNTVYAVTLSAVLYVFRALIGLDIPANSGCLAPLAVIAPEGTVVNARPPAAVAGGNVETSQRIVDVLLGALAQARPERVPAAAQGTMNNLMIGGWDPERNRPYTYYETIGGGMGAGLEWPGADAIQCHMTNTLNTPIEALEYAYPFRVRRYEIRRGSGGAGRQPGGNGLRREVELLHPAQITLLTERRDLAPYGLAGGKAGRPGRNLLLRNGQVSALPGKTTLAGKRGDVLRIETPGGGGYGQPETAI
- a CDS encoding hydantoinase/oxoprolinase family protein; its protein translation is MRIGIDIGGTFTDFVLFNDTTGTFQTHKILSTPHDPAEAVLAQVANRQLLLGKVEEAPTATRPAKISIVHGSTVATNTLLERKGAITALITTEGFRDLLEIGRQNRPDIYDLFSRRLPALVPPELRFEVPERVDHCGHPIQPLDLTAFETLIGQLTAARVSSVAVSLLFSFLYPEHENTIAARLRQAGFFVSASNEVLPEFREYERTSTTVVNAYVSPVMDRYLARLERESGVSDFRVMQSNGGSIGLAQARREAVRCVLSGPAGGVVGARYVAAAAGSEQLLTFDMGGTSTDVSLCTGDIQITTESEIGGMPIRVPVIDINTVGSGGGSIAYVDAGGALRVGPQSAGADPGPVCYGRGGQQPTVTDANLILGRLPADHFLGGHMALNVAAAEATLLELAQAAKLSPRPGLTLAQTAALGVIDVVNAHMERALRVISVQRGHDPRDFTLVSFGGAGGLHAATLARGLNIPRLLIPPNAATLSAFGMLAADVVKDYVRTVMRPGDTAFDEVEALLAPLVAQGQADIMAEGISPANIVIERRLDMRYQGQSYELMTPLTPDFVGDFHAAHAYAYGYSDSSMPVEIVNVRVRATGHLSPPPLTPFALGPSDPTPALLERRPVVLAGDVAEIPFFDGQRLQPGCQFSGPAVIIHPDTTIFIEAGDEAVMDEHKNLIINVFPQYPENGYHPTGDRA
- a CDS encoding isoamylase early set domain-containing protein gives rise to the protein MLSKKFFKAKKTCKVTFQLPEGIEAKEVGLAGEFNNWQPSVNPLKKMKGVWKTTLELPQGREYQFRYFVNGSEWHNDEAADKYVPNNVDGDNSVVVT
- a CDS encoding DUF2085 domain-containing protein produces the protein MSNELSLSEPRFSRYHHLMVIISFLIIAVLLLFPPVTVLDKTHAVGYAICHQIPGRTIHIDGHPLPLCARCTGIYLGALLGLVGLTLFRRYRAVGLPALPVLLTLIGFIMVMGIDGLNSYLSLFPKAPYLYEPHNWLRLTTGTFHGLAMSVIVFPVINGALWRASETKDEPVMQNFKDLLPYLGGAVIIILIVLWQHPLLLYPLAILSTGGVMLMLGIVNTMFVLIITRREGYARTWHDIVLPLTMGLALAFLMIGGMDWLRASLTRAVGIPF